CGTCGGTGATGGACCTGATCTCCTCGGGCCTCGACCAGGGCAAGGGCGAGGACTGATGCGACGGTGGTCGAGGAGGTTCCGCTAGGAACCGTCTCGAGACCACGGGGGCCGCGGCCGACGACCTGACCTGGCTCGCTGCGGCCGCGTGGTCTCGAGACGGCCGCGGGCGGCCTCCTCGACCACCGTGGGCGGACCAGGGGCAGCCACCTCGACCGGTAGGGTGTCTCGCGGTGCGCCGGGAAGTCTGGTCGGCAACTCTGCCGTCGACCCCAGGAGCACCGTGACCCAGCCCACCGAGTCCGACCGCCGACGCCTGTTCGAGCGCGGCTCGTGGCCCGAGGCGTCGCGGGTCACCGACCTGCTGCGCGGCGAGACGACCGGTGGCGTGCTGCTGATGATCGGCGCGCTCGTGGCGCTCGTCTGGGCCAACAGCCCGGCGTCGTCGTCGTACGACGCCCTGCGCGACCTGCACGTCGGCACCGATGCGTTCCTGGGCCTGCACCTCGACCTGAGCCTCGCGACGTGGGCGGCCGACGGGCTGCTGGCGATCTTCTTCTTCGTCGCCGGGCTCGAGCTCAAGCGGGAGTTCGTCGCCGGCGACCTGCGCGACCCGCGTCGCGCCGCGCTGCCGGTCGTCGCGGCGGTCGGGGGGATGGTCGTCCCGGCGCTCGTCTACACGGCGTGGAACGCCTCGGCCGACGGCGACCTGCAGGGCTGGGCGATCCCCACCGCGACCGACATCGCCTTCGCGGTCGCGATCCTGGCCGTGATCAGCACCCACTTGCCGTCGGGGCTGCGCACGTTCCTGCTGACCCTCGCGGTGGTCGACGACCTGCTGGCGATCACGGTGATCGCGGTCTTCTACACCGACTCCGTCGACCTGGTCGCCCTGGCCGCGGCGGTGGTGCCGATCGCGGTGTTCGGGTTCCTGGTGCAGCGCCGGATCCGGACGCCGTGGCTGTTGGTCCCGCTGGCCCTGGCCGCCTGGGTCTTGATGCACGAGTCGGGCATCCACGCGACCGTCGCCGGGGTCGCGCTCGGCTTCACCGTGCCCGTGCTGCGCAGCGAGGCGGCCGGCGGCCCCGACGCCGGGCCCGGTCTCGCCGAGCACCTCGAGCACCTGGTCCGCCCTGTGTCCGCCGGCTTCGCCGTACCGGTGTTCGCGTTCTTCGCCGCCGGGGTGACGGTCGGGGGCCTCTCCGGCCTGGCCGACTCGCTGACCGACCCGGTCGCCCTCGGGGTCGTCCTCGGCCTCGTGCTCGGCAAGCCGATCGGCATCGTCGGGTCGACGTGGTTGCTGGCGCGCTTCACCCGCGCCGACCTCGACGACGACCTGTCGTGGGTCGACGTGATCGGGATGGCCATGCTCGCCGGGATCGGCTTCACGGTCTCGCTGCTGATCGGCGAGCTCGCGTTCGGCCCGGGCAGCGCGGCCGACGAGCACGTCAAGGTCGGCGTCCTCGTGGGCTCGCTGACGGCCGCGCTGCTGGCGACCGTCGTGCTGCGTGCACGCAATCGGGTGTACCGACGGATCTGCGAGATCGAGACCATCGACGACGACCTCGACGGGATCCCCGACGTCTACCAGTAGGGTCGTGCCCGTTCCGCCCGGACGACCAGAGGACCCACCGCGATGGCACTGCAGCAACCCCAGGCCGACGATCCGACCATCGGCAAGCTGGTCACCGACGCCAGTCGCGACATCTCCTCGCTGATCAGCAAGGAGATCCAGCTCGCCAAGTCCGAGCTGAAGGTCAGCATCAAGTTCGGCGTCGCCGGCGCCATCATGTTTGCCTCGGCCGCGTTCGTCGCCGTCCTGGCCGTCATCATGCTCTCGGTCGCGTTCGCCTACCTGATCAACTGGAACGGCGACGGCCTCGCCCTGCACTGGGCCTTCCTCATCGTCACCTTCGTCTACCTGGTGATCGCCGGCCTGCTGGTCTGGCTCGGCATCAAGAAGGTCAAGAAGGTCGGCCCGCCCGAGAAGGCCATCGAGCAGGGCCGCGAGATCCCGAAGGCCCTCAAGGGCAAGAGCTGACTGCTCCGGCATTCCGCACCGCCCGCGTCGACGACGCGGGCGCCTGGGCTGCGGTCGTCACGGCCGCGACGCCCTACCCCGTGGTCGACGAGGCCTCGGCGCGCCACGAGGATGCGACCGCCACCCGCCTCCTCTGAGACGCGAGTCGGCGGATTGCGGTCGACGCGTGCAGCGTTTGGTGCTCGCCACTGCATCTGGTGGGTATGACCGAGAAGCTACGAGCACCATCAGCGTCCGCCGGGAGGTGGCAGGTGGCCGGATCGGCGGGCCCGACCGGGTTCGAGGAGTACGCCGTCGCGCGCGGACCCTGGCTCCAACGGGTCGCCTTCCTGCTGTCCGGCGACGCCCACCTCGCCCAGGACCTCGCCCAGTCGACCCTGGTCCAGGCCCACCGGAGCTGGAAGCGCGTGCAGGCCGCCGACGACCCCAACGCCTACGTGCGCCGGATCCTGGTCAACGAGCTGCGCACGCTGCAGCGGCGGCGCTCGTGGTCGGAGGTCGTCTCGGACGAGCCGGCCACCCTGAGGCTCGCCCCCGCCGGCGACGACGTCGAGGTCGGCGTCGTCCAGCGCCTGGAGGTCGAGCGGCTGCTCGGTCGGCTCTCGCCGCGGGCGCGGGCCGTCCTCACGCTGCGCTACCTGGAGGACCTGCCCGCCACCGAGGTCGCCGACCTGCTCGGGCTCTCCCCGTCCAGCGTCCGCTCGGCCACCAGCCGCGCCCTCACCCGACTCGCCGAGATCACCAGCACGGAGGCCCACGATGACGACCGATGACCCCCGCGAGGCCGCGGCCCGCGCGACCCTGACCCGGTGGGCCGACCAGGCGCCCACCCACGACCTGCTCGACGGCGTACGCCGGGAGCTCGCCGGCCGACGCCGCCACACCCGCGCCTACTGGGCTGCGGGCCTGGCGACCGTCGGGGCCGGCGCGGCCGCCCTCGCCCTCGTCGCGGTGCTCGCGTCGTCCGGCGGCAGCGACCGGGCCGTCTCCCCCGCCGACACCCCGTCCGACACTCCGTCGGCGACCCCGTCCCCGGACGAGGACGCCGTCGTGGACCTCGCGCTGCCGGACCCCAGCAGCAAGCTCGCCCTCGAGATCCTCGACTACGGGCTCCGACAGGGCGCCGCGTCCTACAGCGGGGTGTCCGCCGGTCCCGACGACACCGACCTGGTCGTCTACCGCGTCGCCGGGCCCGGCGCCGACCGCTTCGACGCCGCCGTACGCCGGCGCGCCGGCACCACGCCCGTCGAGATCGTGGACAGTCGCTACACCTACGACGAGCTCTCCGAGGTCGGCGACGCGCTCGAGGCCGAGTCCGACCTCGCGGGCGACGGCCCGGCCGTCACCCTGGTGTCCTACTCGGTCGGCAACGGCAACGGGCTCATCGCCTACGTCGAGGGCCCCGCTGCTGCCGACCCCGCGGCCCTCGGCGACCTCGGCGACCGGCTGAGCAGGCAGTACGACGTCCGCGTGGTGGTCAGGCCGGTGTCCGAGGCACCTGGTGCCTGAGCCCTGGGTCAGCCCGCGCAGTCCTGCGTGTCGACCTGGGCCGTGGCGTCGCGGCCCTCGTCGGCGGCGTCGGCGACCTGGGCCCAGGTGAGGGCGTAGCCGGTGTCGTCGTCGGTGACCGAGGCGGCGAACACCACCCCGGCGACGTGGCCCTGGGTGGTGACGATGGGTCCGCCGGAGTTGCCGGGGCGGATCAGCCCGCGCAGGGAGTAGACCTCGCGGATGACGCTGCCCTCGCCGTAGATGTCGGGTGACTCGAGGCGTCGCTCCTCGCGGACCCGGCCGCGCTGGATGTCGTAGGGGCCGTCCTGGGGATAGCCGAGGATGGCGACGCCGTCCTTGGCCCCGATGACCGCGCTCTGCTCCTCGTCGTCGCTGTCGACGAACGGCAGCGTCGGCAGGCCCTCGGAGTCGAGGCGGAGCACCGCCACGTCGAGGTCGGGGTTGTAGTAGACGACGGTCGCGTCGACGGCCTCTCCGTCGATGATGACGTCGGGGTCGTCGACGCCGGCGACCACGTGGGCGTTGGTCATGAGGCGGTCGTCGGCGTAGAGGAACCCGCTGCCCTCGACGCCACGGCCGCAGTCGTTGTTGCCGCGCACCTTGAGGACGCTGCGCTCGGCGTCGGCGATGTCGGGGTCCCGCAGGAGCCGTTGGGCGCCGGGGCTGACCTGGCGGATCTGCTCGTCGGCGAACGGCTGGAGATAGCGCGGGAACGACGTGCCGACCGCGTCGTTGAAGCGCTCGAGCGCGCTGGGGGCCGAGGCCGGAAGGGCGTCGTTGACCGAGCGGAGCACCGCGGACTCCCGGACCATCGCGGTCAGCGAGCCGATCCGCGAGCCGGTGACGGCGACGCCGAGGGCCCAGGCGACGAGCAGGACGGCGAGCGAGCTGAGCAGTGCCCCGCCGACCGCGTCAACCGCGCGGGCCGGCTGCCAGGTGATCTTGTCGCGCAGCTTGGCGCCGAGGAACTGCAGCAGCGCCTGGCCCAGCGACGCGCTGACGATGACGATGAACAGCGCGCCGAGCGACACCGACAGCGACGGGTCGGAGTCGCCGAGGACCAACGGCGCGAGGTAGATGCCGATCAGGCCGCCGGCGAGCAGGCCGGTCGTCGCGAACGCACCCGTGACGAAGCCCTGCCAGTAGCCCGAGAGCGCGTAGGCGAGGACGAGGAGGACCAGGAGCCAGTCGAGCAGGTTCATCCGCGGCGACGCTCCTCGAACTCGGTGTTGGGCTGGACGTCGACGTTGGCCGGCGGCCGGCCGCCGAGCATGTAGGCCGGGAGCTCGTGCTCGGGGGCGTCGGGTAGATCATCGATCCACCCGAGGAACTCGAACAAGCGGGCGACGATGCCGCCGGTGAACCCCCACAGGATGACGTCGTGGTCGTCGCCGACGAGGAACCCGGGCGACCTCCACCCGCGGGGCCCGACCACGGTGATCCGGTGGGCGGTGTCGCGCAGCTCGCTGATCGGCACCCGCCACACGGCGTGCACCTCGTCGGGCGAGCGCACCGACACCGGGCTGGGCTCGCGCCACCAGGCCAGCACGGGGACGACGGCGAAGTTGCTCGGCGGCAGCCAGAGCTCGGGCAGCTCGGCGAAGACCTCGACGCCGGCCGGGTCGAGCCCGGTCTCCTCGTGCGCCTCGCGCAGCGCGGTCTCGTGGGCCGTCTCGCCCGGGTCGATGCTGCCGCCGGGGAAGGACACCTGGCCCGGGTGGGAGCGCATGTGGTGGGCCCGCTCGGTGAGCAGCAGGTCGGGACCCGACGGCCCCTCGCCGAACAGCATCAGCACCGAGGAGCGGCGTACGCCGTCGGCGTCGTCGGGGACCATGAAGCGGGTCAGGTCGTGGACGGTGATCGAGCGGGCGGCGGCCTCGACCGGGCGCAGCCAGTCGGGCAGGCCGGGGTGCTCGGCCCAGCTCACAGGGCCACCCCGAGGTTGGTCTCGACGGAGGCCAGGAGCTGGTCGAGCGAGGTGATCTCCTTGGCCTCCTTGACGATCCGGCCGTCAGCGGCGACGTAGATGGTCTGGGGGAACGCCTGCCTGAGCCCCAGGTCGGCGTCGTCGAACACCGTGCCTCCGGGGTCGGCGAGCTGCGGGTAGGTCGCCCCGACCTCGTCGGCGAAGCCGATCGCGTAGTCCGGGTAGGTCTCGACGTCGATGCCCACGAGGGGGACCTGGTCGGCGTACTTGTCGTGGAACTGCTGCAGGACCGGCATCTCGTCGCGGCACGGGCCGCAGCCGGAGTACCAGAGGTTGATGAGCATCGGGCCCTGCAGCGTCGACAGGTCGACGTCGGGTCCGCCGCCGAGGCACGGCAGCGTCAGGTCGGGCAGCTGGTTCTTGCCGGAGCCCGGCACGCAGGTCTCGATGCCGGCGGCGGCCTTCTGCTCACGCAGCGCCGGGGTGTCGACGTCGACCTTGCTCTGGCCGGGGGTCGGGACCCCGCCGTCACACGCCGTGAGGGCCGTGAGGGCCAGCACGGTGGCCACGGCCGCCAGGAGTCGCCTCACGCAGGGCCCTGGGTCTTGAGCAGCGTGGCGGCCGCCTCGGGATCGGTGGGTCCCTCACCGAAGGAGGGGCAGAGCTTGGCGACCGGGCAGGCGCCGCACGCAGGCTTCTTGGCGTGGCAGCAGCGCCGACCGTGCCAGATGAGGTGGTGGCTGAGCATGGTCCAGTCGCGCTTGGGGAACAGCGCGCCGACGGCGTGCTCGACCTTGACGGGGTCGGTCTCGTCGGTGAGCCCGAGGCGCCGCGAGAGCCGACCGAAGTGGGTGTCGACGGTGATGCCCGGGACCCCGAAGGCGTTGCCGAGGACGACGTTGGCGGTCTTGCGGCCCACACCGGGCAGGGTGACCAGGTCGTCGAGACGACCGGGCA
The Nocardioides plantarum genome window above contains:
- a CDS encoding NUDIX hydrolase → MSWAEHPGLPDWLRPVEAAARSITVHDLTRFMVPDDADGVRRSSVLMLFGEGPSGPDLLLTERAHHMRSHPGQVSFPGGSIDPGETAHETALREAHEETGLDPAGVEVFAELPELWLPPSNFAVVPVLAWWREPSPVSVRSPDEVHAVWRVPISELRDTAHRITVVGPRGWRSPGFLVGDDHDVILWGFTGGIVARLFEFLGWIDDLPDAPEHELPAYMLGGRPPANVDVQPNTEFEERRRG
- the nhaA gene encoding Na+/H+ antiporter NhaA, with protein sequence MTQPTESDRRRLFERGSWPEASRVTDLLRGETTGGVLLMIGALVALVWANSPASSSYDALRDLHVGTDAFLGLHLDLSLATWAADGLLAIFFFVAGLELKREFVAGDLRDPRRAALPVVAAVGGMVVPALVYTAWNASADGDLQGWAIPTATDIAFAVAILAVISTHLPSGLRTFLLTLAVVDDLLAITVIAVFYTDSVDLVALAAAVVPIAVFGFLVQRRIRTPWLLVPLALAAWVLMHESGIHATVAGVALGFTVPVLRSEAAGGPDAGPGLAEHLEHLVRPVSAGFAVPVFAFFAAGVTVGGLSGLADSLTDPVALGVVLGLVLGKPIGIVGSTWLLARFTRADLDDDLSWVDVIGMAMLAGIGFTVSLLIGELAFGPGSAADEHVKVGVLVGSLTAALLATVVLRARNRVYRRICEIETIDDDLDGIPDVYQ
- the nth gene encoding endonuclease III, which produces MPATAVTPGPPPTTLVRRARKIDRTLAETYPDADIELDFDNAFELLVVTVISAQTTDRRVNAVRPTLFAAYPDPVSMAAADRDRMEAILGPLGFFRAKTESLLKLSAALVERYDGQVPGRLDDLVTLPGVGRKTANVVLGNAFGVPGITVDTHFGRLSRRLGLTDETDPVKVEHAVGALFPKRDWTMLSHHLIWHGRRCCHAKKPACGACPVAKLCPSFGEGPTDPEAAATLLKTQGPA
- a CDS encoding SigE family RNA polymerase sigma factor; the protein is MAGSAGPTGFEEYAVARGPWLQRVAFLLSGDAHLAQDLAQSTLVQAHRSWKRVQAADDPNAYVRRILVNELRTLQRRRSWSEVVSDEPATLRLAPAGDDVEVGVVQRLEVERLLGRLSPRARAVLTLRYLEDLPATEVADLLGLSPSSVRSATSRALTRLAEITSTEAHDDDR
- a CDS encoding MarP family serine protease, with the translated sequence MNLLDWLLVLLVLAYALSGYWQGFVTGAFATTGLLAGGLIGIYLAPLVLGDSDPSLSVSLGALFIVIVSASLGQALLQFLGAKLRDKITWQPARAVDAVGGALLSSLAVLLVAWALGVAVTGSRIGSLTAMVRESAVLRSVNDALPASAPSALERFNDAVGTSFPRYLQPFADEQIRQVSPGAQRLLRDPDIADAERSVLKVRGNNDCGRGVEGSGFLYADDRLMTNAHVVAGVDDPDVIIDGEAVDATVVYYNPDLDVAVLRLDSEGLPTLPFVDSDDEEQSAVIGAKDGVAILGYPQDGPYDIQRGRVREERRLESPDIYGEGSVIREVYSLRGLIRPGNSGGPIVTTQGHVAGVVFAASVTDDDTGYALTWAQVADAADEGRDATAQVDTQDCAG
- a CDS encoding TlpA family protein disulfide reductase encodes the protein MRRLLAAVATVLALTALTACDGGVPTPGQSKVDVDTPALREQKAAAGIETCVPGSGKNQLPDLTLPCLGGGPDVDLSTLQGPMLINLWYSGCGPCRDEMPVLQQFHDKYADQVPLVGIDVETYPDYAIGFADEVGATYPQLADPGGTVFDDADLGLRQAFPQTIYVAADGRIVKEAKEITSLDQLLASVETNLGVAL
- a CDS encoding phage holin family protein gives rise to the protein MALQQPQADDPTIGKLVTDASRDISSLISKEIQLAKSELKVSIKFGVAGAIMFASAAFVAVLAVIMLSVAFAYLINWNGDGLALHWAFLIVTFVYLVIAGLLVWLGIKKVKKVGPPEKAIEQGREIPKALKGKS